In Nocardioides sp. zg-1228, a single window of DNA contains:
- a CDS encoding DUF6801 domain-containing protein produces the protein MLHTASRRLGAVAAAGALTAGALVALAAPTATAATASTTYTCTFPALGARDIPVAITANLPAAANAGLDAPSIPVLLSVTLPGDVVDAAKGLFQATSIGGFSNDMVATLDELSSDASAELPLENVRFPQTALPETANTPVKLDTPNPLATPGAVPAGTVPVNLPGKGTYDIVVPSAFTFTATKQGDVTMLADVPCVFKAGSPSSLGSIVLAANESTTEATPTKKVTKLGKKTTLKVVVDAANEVPTGKVKVMLGKKTLGKGVLNGKGKAKVTLKKALPAGKTKVNVLYLGDDYTKKSKDKKVVIRVR, from the coding sequence ATGCTCCACACCGCATCCCGGCGCCTCGGCGCCGTCGCTGCTGCCGGCGCGCTGACCGCCGGCGCCCTGGTCGCCCTGGCGGCGCCGACCGCGACCGCGGCCACCGCCTCGACCACCTACACCTGCACCTTCCCGGCGCTCGGCGCCCGCGACATCCCCGTCGCGATCACGGCCAACCTCCCCGCCGCGGCCAACGCCGGCCTGGACGCCCCGTCCATTCCGGTGCTGCTCAGCGTCACGCTCCCGGGCGACGTCGTCGACGCCGCCAAGGGCCTCTTCCAGGCCACCAGCATCGGCGGCTTCTCCAACGACATGGTCGCCACCCTCGACGAGCTGTCCTCCGACGCCTCGGCGGAGCTGCCCCTGGAGAACGTGCGCTTCCCGCAGACGGCCCTCCCGGAGACGGCCAACACGCCGGTCAAGCTCGACACGCCCAACCCGCTCGCCACCCCGGGCGCCGTCCCGGCCGGCACGGTGCCGGTCAACCTGCCGGGCAAGGGCACCTACGACATCGTGGTGCCGTCGGCGTTCACGTTCACCGCCACCAAGCAGGGCGACGTGACGATGCTCGCGGACGTGCCGTGCGTCTTCAAGGCGGGCTCCCCGTCGAGCCTCGGCTCGATCGTCCTCGCCGCCAACGAGTCGACCACCGAGGCCACCCCGACCAAGAAGGTCACCAAGCTGGGCAAGAAGACCACGCTCAAGGTGGTCGTGGACGCGGCCAACGAGGTGCCGACCGGCAAGGTCAAGGTCATGCTCGGCAAGAAGACCCTCGGCAAGGGCGTGCTCAACGGCAAGGGCAAGGCGAAGGTCACGCTGAAGAAGGCGCTGCCGGCCGGCAAGACCAAGGTCAACGTGCTCTACCTCGGTGACGACTACACCAAGAAGTCGAAGGACAAGAAGGTCGTGATCCGGGTCCGCTGA
- a CDS encoding Gfo/Idh/MocA family oxidoreductase has product MTTRWGIAATGGMAAAFASDLALTPDAEIAFVGSRSPASAADFAARFAADGAGAGSYRDLLEAGRRGDVDVVYLATPHPQHRDLAMAAIEARTPVLVEKAFTATLAGAEEVVAAARAAGVFCMEAMWTRFQPAVAHVRDLVAAGDIGEVLLVQADFGAQRDYDPGSRLFDLALGGGSILDLGVYPVSLAQHLLGRPDRVTATGTTYPDGADRSAAIQLSYDDGRAASLTCTLASQTPGRALLVGTGGTVEIVPPFYHPSTVVVRRNGAEPEEVERLPSGRGYVHQAEEVQRCLAAGLTESPLMPLQDTLDVMWVLEEALAQLGITMAEATVEV; this is encoded by the coding sequence ATGACCACACGTTGGGGCATCGCCGCCACGGGCGGCATGGCCGCCGCCTTCGCCTCCGACCTCGCTCTGACCCCGGACGCCGAGATCGCTTTCGTGGGCAGCCGCTCGCCCGCGTCGGCGGCCGACTTCGCCGCCCGCTTCGCCGCCGACGGCGCCGGTGCCGGCAGCTATCGCGACCTGCTCGAGGCGGGTCGGCGCGGCGACGTCGACGTCGTCTACCTCGCCACCCCGCACCCCCAGCACCGCGACCTCGCGATGGCCGCGATCGAGGCCCGCACGCCGGTGCTGGTCGAGAAGGCGTTCACCGCCACGCTCGCCGGGGCGGAGGAGGTCGTCGCCGCCGCCCGCGCCGCCGGGGTGTTCTGCATGGAGGCCATGTGGACCCGCTTCCAGCCGGCCGTGGCCCACGTGCGCGACCTCGTCGCGGCCGGCGACATCGGCGAGGTGCTGCTGGTGCAGGCCGACTTCGGCGCTCAGCGCGACTACGACCCGGGAAGCCGGCTGTTCGACCTCGCGCTCGGCGGCGGCTCGATCCTCGACCTCGGCGTCTACCCGGTCTCCCTGGCCCAGCACCTCCTCGGCCGCCCGGACCGGGTCACCGCCACTGGCACCACCTACCCCGACGGCGCCGACCGCTCCGCGGCGATCCAGTTGTCCTACGACGACGGCCGCGCCGCGTCGCTGACCTGCACGCTCGCGAGCCAGACGCCCGGCCGGGCGCTCCTGGTGGGCACCGGGGGGACCGTCGAGATCGTCCCGCCGTTCTACCACCCCAGCACGGTCGTCGTACGCCGCAACGGCGCCGAGCCCGAGGAGGTGGAGCGCCTGCCCAGCGGCCGCGGCTACGTCCACCAGGCCGAGGAGGTGCAGCGCTGCCTGGCGGCCGGGCTGACCGAGAGTCCGCTGATGCCGCTGCAGGACACCCTCGACGTGATGTGGGTGCTGGAGGAGGCGCTGGCCCAGCTCGGCATCACGATGGCGGAGGCCACGGTCGAGGTCTGA
- a CDS encoding 5-(carboxyamino)imidazole ribonucleotide synthase, with product MSSTGSHRAPTLAVVGGGQLARMMAQPAIALGLPLRLLAEAEGVSAAQVIPDHLVGDHTDLPTLRRVTAGAAVVTFDHEHVPTSHLRALAADGVAVRPGPDALVHAQDKAVMRRRLGELDVPCPRNAVVVSTDDVAAFGLPCVLKTTRGGYDGKGVWVVRELDEAQVAFDAAAAAGVEVLAEELVDFRRELSALVARSPSGQAAAYPVVASTQLDGICHEVVAPAPDLAPALAGQAQEIALRVAGALDVTGILAVELFETTDGRILVNELAMRPHNTGHWTQDGAVTSQFENHLRAVMDLPLGSPAPRERWTVMVNILGGPTDSGHLYDGLPHAMARDPRLRVHLYGKDLRPGRKVGHVNAYGDDLEDCLERARHAAAWFRGDLGNESE from the coding sequence GTGTCCTCGACCGGCTCGCACCGCGCTCCCACGCTCGCCGTCGTCGGGGGTGGCCAGCTGGCGCGGATGATGGCCCAGCCCGCGATCGCGCTCGGGCTCCCGCTGCGCCTGCTCGCGGAGGCCGAGGGGGTCTCGGCCGCCCAGGTCATCCCCGACCACCTCGTCGGCGACCACACCGACCTCCCCACCCTGCGCCGGGTGACCGCGGGGGCGGCGGTCGTCACCTTCGACCACGAGCACGTCCCGACCTCCCACCTGCGCGCGCTCGCCGCCGACGGCGTCGCCGTCCGCCCCGGCCCCGACGCCCTCGTGCACGCCCAGGACAAGGCGGTGATGCGCCGCCGCCTCGGCGAGCTCGACGTGCCCTGCCCCCGCAACGCCGTGGTCGTCTCCACCGACGACGTGGCCGCCTTCGGCCTGCCGTGCGTGCTCAAGACCACCCGGGGCGGCTACGACGGCAAGGGGGTGTGGGTGGTGCGCGAGCTCGACGAGGCGCAGGTCGCCTTCGACGCCGCCGCCGCTGCGGGCGTGGAGGTGCTGGCCGAGGAGCTCGTCGACTTCCGGCGCGAGCTCTCGGCGCTGGTGGCGCGCTCGCCCAGCGGCCAGGCCGCGGCCTACCCCGTCGTCGCATCGACCCAGCTCGACGGCATCTGCCACGAGGTCGTCGCCCCCGCCCCCGACCTCGCGCCCGCGCTGGCCGGGCAGGCGCAGGAGATCGCGTTGCGGGTCGCCGGCGCGCTCGACGTCACGGGCATCCTCGCCGTGGAGCTCTTCGAGACGACCGACGGCCGGATCCTGGTCAACGAGCTGGCGATGCGCCCGCACAACACCGGCCACTGGACCCAGGACGGCGCCGTGACCTCGCAGTTCGAGAACCACCTGCGCGCCGTCATGGACCTCCCGCTCGGCTCGCCCGCGCCCCGCGAGCGCTGGACCGTGATGGTCAACATCCTCGGCGGACCCACCGACTCCGGCCACCTCTACGACGGCCTTCCGCACGCGATGGCACGCGACCCGCGCCTGCGGGTGCACCTCTACGGCAAGGACCTGCGCCCCGGGCGCAAGGTCGGGCACGTCAACGCCTACGGCGACGACCTCGAGGACTGCCTCGAGCGGGCCCGCCACGCGGCCGCGTGGTTCCGCGGCGACCTGGGCAACGAGAGCGAGTGA
- a CDS encoding thiolase family protein translates to MTAHIYAAARTPFGRFGGALAGSRPDDLAARALRAVLDKVPALDSAEIGDVVWGLANGAGEDNRDVARMAVLLAGLPTSVPGTTVNRLCGSSLDAAMMASRTIESGDADVVVAGGVESMTRAPWVLPKSTRPFPAGDVTAVSTTLGWRLVNPAMPSAWTASLGECNELLQERFAISRERQDEFAARSHTLADAAWNDGFYDALVVPVDGVDLTRDETIRPGTTAETLAGLKPSFRPDGTITAGNASPLSDGASALVLGSETAADRIGAAPLARIAGRGASALDPRMFGFAPVEAADAALARAGIGWADVGAVELNEAFAVQSLACMDAWKVDPDIVNTRGGAIALGHPLGASGGRVLGTLAHVLRERGERWGVAAICIGVGQGLAVVLENVETTR, encoded by the coding sequence ATGACCGCCCACATCTACGCCGCCGCACGCACTCCCTTCGGCAGGTTCGGAGGAGCCCTCGCCGGCTCGCGTCCCGACGACCTCGCGGCGCGCGCCCTGCGCGCCGTGCTCGACAAGGTGCCCGCCCTGGACTCCGCTGAGATCGGTGACGTGGTCTGGGGCCTGGCCAACGGCGCCGGCGAGGACAACCGCGACGTCGCCCGGATGGCCGTCCTGCTCGCGGGCCTGCCCACGTCCGTACCCGGCACCACGGTCAACAGGCTGTGCGGCTCCAGCCTGGACGCCGCCATGATGGCCTCGCGCACCATCGAGTCCGGCGACGCGGACGTGGTCGTCGCGGGCGGGGTGGAGTCCATGACGCGGGCGCCCTGGGTGCTGCCCAAGTCCACCCGACCGTTCCCGGCCGGCGACGTCACCGCCGTCTCCACCACGCTCGGTTGGCGGCTCGTCAACCCCGCGATGCCGAGCGCGTGGACGGCGTCCCTGGGCGAGTGCAACGAGCTGCTGCAGGAGAGGTTCGCCATCTCGCGCGAACGGCAGGACGAGTTCGCGGCACGCTCCCACACCCTGGCCGACGCCGCCTGGAACGACGGCTTCTACGACGCCCTGGTCGTCCCCGTCGACGGCGTCGACCTGACCCGCGACGAGACCATCCGGCCCGGCACCACCGCCGAGACGCTCGCCGGGCTCAAGCCCTCCTTCCGACCCGACGGCACCATCACCGCCGGCAACGCCTCACCGCTCAGCGACGGAGCCTCCGCGCTCGTCCTCGGCTCCGAGACCGCCGCCGACCGGATCGGGGCCGCTCCCCTGGCGCGGATCGCCGGCCGCGGGGCATCCGCACTCGACCCCCGCATGTTCGGGTTCGCCCCCGTCGAGGCCGCCGACGCCGCACTCGCGCGTGCCGGCATCGGCTGGGCCGACGTCGGCGCCGTCGAGCTCAACGAAGCGTTCGCCGTCCAGTCCCTCGCCTGCATGGACGCATGGAAGGTCGACCCCGACATCGTGAACACCAGGGGCGGCGCGATCGCCCTCGGGCACCCCCTCGGCGCGTCCGGCGGCCGCGTCCTCGGCACCCTCGCCCACGTGCTGCGCGAACGCGGCGAGCGCTGGGGCGTCGCGGCGATCTGCATCGGCGTCGGCCAAGGACTGGCCGTCGTCCTCGAGAACGTCGAGACCACCCGATGA
- the arfB gene encoding alternative ribosome rescue aminoacyl-tRNA hydrolase ArfB: MRDLHVPAGPGLPDGLVVPAAELVERFSRSPGPGGQSVNTSDSRVELDFDVTTSQALTDAQRARALRRWPSGRVSIAASEHRSQHRNRVAARERLADLLRQALAPPPPSRRPTRPSRGAKERRLKAKKQRGRTKALRGRIDDQKST; encoded by the coding sequence ATGCGCGACCTCCACGTCCCGGCCGGACCCGGCCTGCCCGACGGGCTGGTCGTGCCGGCGGCCGAGCTGGTCGAGCGGTTCTCGCGCTCGCCGGGACCGGGCGGCCAGTCGGTCAACACCAGCGACTCGCGCGTCGAGCTCGACTTCGACGTCACCACCTCCCAGGCCCTCACCGACGCGCAGCGGGCGCGGGCGCTGCGGCGCTGGCCGTCGGGACGGGTCAGCATCGCGGCCTCCGAGCACCGCTCCCAGCACCGCAACCGGGTGGCTGCCCGCGAGCGCCTCGCCGACCTGCTGCGCCAGGCGCTCGCCCCGCCACCGCCGTCGCGGCGGCCCACGCGTCCCAGCCGCGGGGCCAAGGAGCGCCGGCTGAAGGCGAAGAAGCAGCGAGGCCGGACGAAGGCGCTGCGCGGCCGGATCGACGACCAGAAGTCGACCTGA
- a CDS encoding CoA-binding protein translates to MGSEWQDPAVIDRMLDDAHIWAVVGLSGDPGRTAYSIAALLQERGKRIIPVHPVFADPGAPAVLGEQGYATLADVPDAIDVVDVFRRSEAAGEFADQAVAVGAGGVWFQLGVVDHDAFARTTAAGVPMVMDTCPAIEWRRHRR, encoded by the coding sequence ATGGGCAGCGAGTGGCAGGACCCCGCGGTGATCGACCGGATGCTCGACGACGCGCACATCTGGGCCGTCGTCGGCCTCTCCGGCGACCCCGGCCGTACGGCCTACTCGATCGCGGCGCTGCTGCAGGAGCGCGGCAAGCGGATCATCCCCGTGCACCCGGTGTTCGCCGACCCGGGCGCGCCGGCCGTGCTGGGCGAGCAGGGCTACGCCACCCTCGCCGACGTGCCCGACGCGATCGACGTCGTCGACGTGTTCCGTCGCTCCGAGGCGGCCGGCGAGTTCGCCGACCAGGCCGTCGCGGTGGGCGCCGGCGGCGTGTGGTTCCAGCTCGGGGTCGTCGACCACGACGCCTTCGCCCGCACGACCGCGGCCGGCGTGCCGATGGTGATGGACACCTGCCCGGCCATCGAGTGGCGTCGGCACCGCCGCTGA
- the gdhA gene encoding NADP-specific glutamate dehydrogenase, whose product MTREDSRLHSIYDLVVQRNPGEDEFHQAVREVLDSLGPVVARHPEYADARVIERICEPERQIIFRVPWVDDSGRVEIHRGFRVEFNSALGPYKGGLRFHPSVYLGIVKFLGFEQVFKNALTGMPIGGAKGGADFDPKGRSDGEVMRFCQSFMTELYRHIGEYTDVPAGDIGVGGREIGYLFGQYKRITNRYESGVLTGKGTGWGGSAVRKEATGYGTAFFVREMLRQRGESLDGRRVVVSGSGNVAIYAIEKVHEMGGTVVACSDSAGYVVDEAGIDLELLKQLKEVERARISEYAERRPGASYVAGGSIWDVPCHVALPCATENELDDAAARTLVRQGCVVVAEGANMPTTPAGVATFVDAGVLFAPGKAANAGGVATSALEMQQNASRDSWTHDHAETRLAEIMAGIHERCAAAADDYGRPGDYVLGANIAGFVRVADAMLAMGVV is encoded by the coding sequence GTGACCCGTGAGGACTCCCGACTGCACTCGATCTACGACCTCGTCGTCCAGCGCAACCCCGGCGAGGACGAGTTCCACCAGGCGGTGCGGGAGGTGCTCGACAGCCTCGGGCCCGTCGTGGCCCGCCACCCGGAGTACGCCGACGCGCGCGTGATCGAGCGGATCTGCGAGCCCGAGCGGCAGATCATCTTCCGGGTGCCGTGGGTCGACGACTCCGGCCGGGTGGAGATCCACCGCGGCTTCCGGGTGGAGTTCAACTCCGCCCTCGGCCCCTACAAGGGCGGCCTGCGGTTCCACCCCAGCGTCTACCTGGGCATCGTGAAGTTCCTGGGCTTCGAGCAGGTCTTCAAGAACGCGCTCACCGGCATGCCGATCGGCGGCGCCAAGGGCGGCGCCGACTTCGACCCCAAGGGTCGCTCCGACGGCGAGGTGATGCGCTTCTGCCAGTCGTTCATGACCGAGCTCTACCGCCACATCGGGGAGTACACCGACGTGCCGGCCGGCGACATCGGCGTGGGCGGGCGCGAGATCGGCTACCTCTTCGGGCAGTACAAGCGGATCACCAACCGCTACGAGTCGGGCGTGCTGACCGGCAAGGGCACCGGGTGGGGCGGGTCGGCGGTCCGCAAGGAGGCCACCGGCTACGGCACCGCCTTCTTCGTGCGCGAGATGCTGCGCCAGCGCGGCGAGTCCCTCGACGGCAGGCGGGTCGTCGTCTCGGGCTCGGGCAACGTGGCCATCTACGCGATCGAGAAGGTCCACGAGATGGGCGGCACCGTGGTGGCGTGCTCCGACTCGGCGGGCTACGTCGTCGACGAGGCCGGCATCGACCTCGAGCTGCTCAAGCAGCTCAAGGAGGTCGAGCGGGCGCGGATCAGCGAGTACGCCGAGCGGCGCCCGGGGGCGTCCTACGTGGCCGGCGGGTCGATCTGGGACGTGCCGTGCCACGTCGCGCTGCCGTGCGCGACCGAGAACGAGCTCGACGACGCCGCCGCCCGGACGCTGGTCAGGCAGGGCTGCGTCGTGGTGGCGGAGGGCGCCAACATGCCCACCACGCCCGCCGGTGTGGCGACCTTCGTGGACGCGGGCGTGCTGTTCGCGCCCGGCAAGGCGGCCAACGCGGGCGGGGTCGCGACCAGCGCGCTGGAGATGCAGCAGAACGCCTCGCGGGACTCGTGGACCCACGACCACGCGGAGACGAGGCTGGCCGAGATCATGGCGGGCATCCACGAGCGGTGCGCCGCGGCCGCCGACGACTACGGCCGGCCCGGCGACTACGTGCTGGGCGCCAACATCGCCGGCTTCGTCCGGGTCGCCGACGCGATGCTCGCGATGGGCGTCGTCTGA
- the purE gene encoding 5-(carboxyamino)imidazole ribonucleotide mutase: protein MSEQTSGTQQAGARVGIVMGSDSDWPVMQAAGEVLTELGVAWEADVLSAHRMPTEMIAWGREAHTRGLSVVIAGAGGAAHLPGMLASVTPLPVVGVPVPLAYLDGMDSLLSIVQMPGGIPVATVAIGNAKNAGILAARILGTSDPALQQRLVDYQAGLAETAHAKGEVVRRAAGGDTPRVGF from the coding sequence ATGAGCGAGCAGACGAGCGGTACGCAGCAGGCCGGCGCCAGGGTCGGCATCGTGATGGGCTCCGACTCCGACTGGCCGGTCATGCAGGCCGCCGGCGAGGTGCTCACCGAGCTCGGGGTGGCCTGGGAGGCCGACGTCCTCTCCGCGCACCGGATGCCCACCGAGATGATCGCCTGGGGCCGCGAGGCGCACACCCGCGGGCTGTCGGTCGTGATCGCCGGCGCCGGGGGCGCCGCCCACCTGCCCGGCATGCTGGCCTCGGTCACGCCGCTGCCCGTCGTCGGGGTGCCGGTGCCGCTGGCGTACCTCGACGGGATGGACTCGCTGCTCTCCATCGTGCAGATGCCCGGCGGGATCCCGGTCGCCACCGTCGCCATCGGCAACGCCAAGAACGCCGGCATCCTCGCCGCGCGCATCCTCGGCACGAGCGACCCCGCCCTCCAGCAGCGCCTCGTCGACTACCAGGCCGGGCTCGCCGAGACCGCGCACGCCAAGGGCGAGGTCGTCCGCCGCGCCGCGGGCGGCGACACCCCACGGGTCGGCTTCTAG
- the lhgO gene encoding L-2-hydroxyglutarate oxidase yields the protein MGEQRVGVVGGGILGVAIAREVVRRRPGTEVVVLEKEDRLAAHQTGHNSGVVHAGIYYRPGSLKAELCARGRGLLRDFCLERAIAYDACGKLVVAVAADELGRLDALERSARANGVPGLRRLAAEQIAEVEPHARGLAALHSPETAITDYPAITAALADDVFAAGGGVRLGARVVGIRRDGDAVLVQVDGDPTPLRFDHVVVAAGLQADRVSALVDGERGPAILPFRGEYLGVSAAKRDLVRGMVYPVPDPRYPFLGVHFTRRVDGSLEVGPNAVLATRREGYRRRDVSPADLRDTLAWPGFWRMARAHWRTGVDEVVGSASRRAFMRSASRYVPDIGVADVRRAGSGVRAQAVDRDGSLVDDFRITRADGVTCVRNAPSPGATSSLAIAAHVVDEVWQHRA from the coding sequence ATGGGGGAGCAGCGGGTCGGCGTGGTCGGCGGGGGCATCCTCGGCGTCGCCATCGCGCGCGAGGTGGTGCGCCGCCGCCCGGGCACCGAGGTGGTGGTGCTGGAGAAGGAGGACCGGCTGGCCGCCCACCAGACCGGGCACAACTCCGGTGTCGTCCACGCCGGCATCTACTACCGCCCGGGGAGCCTCAAGGCCGAGCTGTGCGCGCGTGGGCGCGGGCTGCTCCGCGACTTCTGCCTCGAGCGCGCCATCGCCTACGACGCGTGCGGCAAGCTCGTGGTCGCGGTAGCCGCCGACGAGCTGGGCCGCCTCGACGCCCTCGAGCGGTCCGCCCGCGCCAACGGCGTCCCCGGCCTCCGGCGGCTCGCGGCCGAGCAGATCGCCGAGGTCGAGCCCCACGCCCGCGGGCTGGCGGCGCTCCACTCGCCCGAGACCGCCATCACCGACTACCCGGCGATCACCGCGGCCCTCGCCGACGACGTCTTCGCGGCCGGTGGCGGCGTACGCCTCGGCGCGCGCGTGGTCGGCATCCGGCGCGACGGCGACGCGGTGCTCGTCCAGGTCGACGGTGACCCGACGCCGCTGCGGTTCGACCACGTCGTGGTGGCCGCCGGCCTGCAGGCCGACCGGGTGTCGGCGCTCGTGGACGGCGAGCGCGGCCCGGCGATCCTGCCGTTCCGCGGGGAGTACCTCGGGGTCAGCGCCGCCAAGCGAGACCTGGTGCGCGGCATGGTCTACCCGGTGCCCGACCCGCGCTACCCGTTCCTCGGCGTGCACTTCACCAGGAGGGTCGACGGGTCGTTGGAGGTCGGCCCCAACGCGGTGCTGGCGACCCGGCGGGAGGGGTACCGCCGCCGCGACGTCTCGCCCGCCGACCTCCGCGACACCCTCGCGTGGCCGGGGTTCTGGCGGATGGCGCGGGCCCACTGGCGCACCGGCGTCGACGAGGTGGTCGGCTCTGCGTCCCGGCGCGCGTTCATGCGCTCGGCCTCGCGCTACGTGCCCGACATCGGGGTCGCCGACGTGCGGCGCGCCGGCAGCGGCGTCCGCGCCCAGGCGGTCGACCGCGACGGCAGCCTGGTCGACGACTTCCGCATCACCCGCGCCGACGGCGTCACGTGCGTGCGCAACGCGCCCTCGCCCGGGGCCACCTCCAGCCTGGCCATCGCCGCCCACGTGGTGGACGAGGTGTGGCAGCACCGCGCGTGA
- a CDS encoding acyl-CoA dehydrogenase family protein: protein MSEFPLYALSEEHQAIREAVRAVAEAKIAPFAAAVDEEARYPHEAAEALLASDFHAPHVPEAYGGAGADALATVLVIEEVARACVSSSLIPAVNKLGSLPVQIAGSEELKQHYLGALARGEGGFSYCLSEPDAGSDAGGMKTRAVRDGDEWVLDGVKRWITNAGESEFYTVMAVTDPEKKTRGGISAFVVEKSDEGVSFGAPEKKLGIKGSPTREVYLDKVRIPASRMIGEEGTGFTTAMKTLDHTRVTIAAQAVGVAQGALDYALDYAKERQQFGRSIADFQGLQFLLADMGMKVEAARQMTYAAAGRSERGDDDLTFFGAAAKCFASDVAMEVTVNAVQVLGGYGYTRDYPVERMMRDAKITQIYEGTNQVQRIVMARQLLAGVQSEL, encoded by the coding sequence ATGAGCGAGTTCCCCCTCTACGCCCTCTCCGAGGAGCACCAGGCCATCCGCGAGGCCGTGCGCGCCGTCGCCGAGGCCAAGATCGCGCCCTTCGCGGCCGCCGTGGACGAGGAGGCCCGCTACCCGCACGAGGCGGCCGAGGCGCTGCTCGCCTCCGACTTCCACGCCCCCCACGTGCCCGAGGCCTACGGCGGTGCCGGCGCCGACGCGCTCGCCACGGTGCTGGTCATCGAGGAGGTCGCCCGCGCGTGCGTGTCGTCCTCGCTGATCCCCGCCGTCAACAAGCTCGGCTCGCTGCCCGTGCAGATCGCCGGCTCCGAGGAGCTCAAGCAGCACTACCTCGGCGCGCTCGCCCGCGGCGAGGGCGGCTTCTCCTACTGCCTCTCCGAGCCCGACGCCGGCTCCGACGCCGGCGGCATGAAGACCCGCGCGGTGCGCGACGGCGACGAGTGGGTGCTCGACGGCGTGAAGCGCTGGATCACCAACGCGGGCGAGTCGGAGTTCTACACGGTCATGGCCGTCACCGACCCCGAGAAGAAGACCCGCGGCGGCATCTCGGCGTTCGTGGTGGAGAAGTCCGACGAGGGCGTGTCCTTCGGTGCACCGGAGAAGAAGCTCGGCATCAAGGGCAGCCCGACCCGCGAGGTCTACCTCGACAAGGTCCGCATCCCCGCCTCGCGGATGATCGGCGAGGAGGGCACCGGCTTCACGACCGCGATGAAGACCCTCGACCACACCCGCGTCACCATCGCGGCCCAGGCGGTCGGCGTCGCGCAGGGCGCTCTCGACTACGCGCTCGACTACGCCAAGGAGCGCCAGCAGTTCGGCAGGTCGATCGCCGACTTCCAGGGCCTGCAGTTCCTGCTCGCCGACATGGGCATGAAGGTCGAGGCGGCCCGGCAGATGACCTACGCCGCCGCCGGCCGCTCCGAGCGCGGCGACGACGACCTCACCTTCTTCGGCGCCGCCGCCAAGTGCTTCGCCTCCGACGTCGCGATGGAGGTCACGGTCAACGCCGTGCAGGTGCTCGGCGGCTACGGCTACACCCGCGACTACCCGGTCGAGCGGATGATGCGCGACGCCAAGATCACCCAGATCTACGAGGGCACCAACCAGGTGCAGCGGATCGTGATGGCACGCCAGCTCCTCGCCGGGGTCCAGTCCGAGCTCTGA
- a CDS encoding IclR family transcriptional regulator C-terminal domain-containing protein, with protein MRDRPSAGGEFVQSLARGLDVIRAFDADRPAMTLSEVADVTGLSRAAARRFLLTLVELGFVRYDGKHFALTPRVLRLGTAYLSGLQLPEIARPHLEALSAQVGESTSLGVLDGTDVVYVARVASRSIMNVAITVGTRFPAHATSMGRVLLAGLSARELDDWFAGAELTAVTQHTPTDEGALRRLLDAAAEQGWAANDQELAPGLRSIAAPVRDRSGHVVAAVNVSSTVLHDPQAEYLESLLGTADAVSADLGHSG; from the coding sequence GTGAGGGACCGACCCAGCGCCGGCGGCGAGTTCGTCCAGTCGCTGGCACGCGGACTGGACGTCATCCGGGCGTTCGACGCCGACCGGCCCGCGATGACGCTCAGCGAGGTGGCCGACGTGACCGGACTGAGCCGTGCCGCCGCACGCCGGTTCCTGCTCACCCTCGTCGAGCTCGGGTTCGTCCGGTACGACGGCAAGCACTTCGCCCTCACGCCCCGCGTGCTGCGGCTCGGCACGGCGTACCTGTCGGGGCTCCAGCTCCCCGAGATCGCACGCCCACACCTGGAGGCCCTCTCCGCGCAGGTCGGCGAGTCCACGTCGCTCGGCGTGCTCGACGGCACCGACGTGGTCTACGTCGCCCGGGTCGCGTCTCGCAGCATCATGAACGTCGCCATCACCGTCGGCACCCGCTTCCCCGCCCACGCGACGTCCATGGGACGCGTGCTGCTCGCCGGCCTCAGTGCCCGCGAGCTCGACGACTGGTTCGCCGGCGCCGAGCTCACCGCCGTCACCCAGCACACGCCCACCGACGAGGGCGCGCTGCGACGCTTGCTGGACGCGGCCGCCGAGCAGGGGTGGGCCGCCAACGACCAGGAGCTCGCACCGGGACTCCGCTCGATCGCCGCCCCGGTGCGTGACCGCTCGGGGCACGTCGTGGCCGCCGTGAACGTCTCCTCCACGGTCCTGCACGACCCGCAGGCCGAGTACCTCGAGTCGTTGCTCGGCACCGCGGATGCCGTCAGCGCCGACCTCGGCCACTCGGGCTAG